A section of the Nerophis ophidion isolate RoL-2023_Sa linkage group LG16, RoL_Noph_v1.0, whole genome shotgun sequence genome encodes:
- the LOC133535602 gene encoding golgin subfamily A member 4-like, whose translation MANPSPALQALQRRLMKDLTAPIVKFFRAVEGYQGDVIRRYQGENRRFREKNRRFHEKNLRYQEENRRYQEENHSYQEENLRYKEEIRRHQEENCRNQEENLRYKEENLRGEPPLQRGEPPLQRGDLPTPRGEPPLPRGEPPLPRGIRHYQEEISRYQEDNRRYQEEHRQHQEENRQHQEENLQYQEENRRYQEENLIYQEEIRHYLEEDRRHQEENRRYQEENLIYQEEIRHYLEEDRRHQEEIRNYQEGDLRHQEEKRRYQEEKRQHQEENRRHQEEKHRYQEEIRRYQEEIRHYQEEIRHYQEEDRRHQEEDRRHQEEDRRHQEEDLRHQEEDLRHQEEDHCYQEENRRYQEENRRYQEENRRYQEENHRYQEENRRYQEENRRYQEENRRLRRLLKGVSSSEMKDCNKSTSTVGEQTLKRDAPVEPELAEPLMKKAKTEQTEQLTSGASEPLTAEEVLQPTGIVPKEKPTGVVLKEKPTGVVLKEKPTGVVLKEKPTGVVLKEKPTGVVLKENPTGVVLKEKPTGVVPKEKPTVIVPKEKPTVIVPKEKPTGIVPKEEPTEMSVSHVVALSETCLKVPEEYPTEMSVSHVVSLSETCPKVPEEEPTGIVSKEEPTEMSVSHVVSLSETCLKVSEEEPTSIVPKEGPTRIVSKEEPTEMSVSHVLSLSETCPKVLEKKPTGIVSKEEPTEMSVSHVLSLSETCPKVLEKKPTGIVSKEEPTEMSVSHVLSLSETCPKVLEKKPTGIVSKEEPTDMSVSHVLSLSDTCPKVPEEEHIEVSESCAFEPLAKKPDGSDDKEKDTKRLEDNITSPLQDTTSGNINTTPEIPQPRCSKKLDNVGSLKPPKTSDTKTVEDTLQKTIYKFPRRKPDERYGVLADSPDCPRFLQTPFQDCKNLPENKKPLFAKVITNENMGLIHRPGNDASQSSRGDFTYHSDAPDWPQMPLKDHALKPVMCIPEISTGEPKKRQVINCDAEHKEATERQQKLSGQSHSKLMILKTAKDNISSAQEEEQMKIQALGEYCRSVCVNWSPCSLVKHADAAWLAALPHGMVYDPKETPNFGLVHVSCSSLQSYMACSFLSFQDGTVRLKTLDNLYWNIQGEIMVTGVSWCDLVVFAKDDMLVQRIYRDRSSIESLKKKLDVFYSQFYLPSISKT comes from the exons ATGGCCAACCCCAGCCCGGCGCTGCAGGCCCTTCAGAGGAGACTTATGAAAGACTTGACCGCGCCGATAGTCAAGTTCTTCCGAGCCGTGGAGGGTTACCAAGGTGACGTCATCCGCCGTTACCAAGGGGAAAACCGCCGTTTCCGTGAGAAGAACCGCCGTTTCCATGAGAAGAACCTCCGTTACCAGGAGGAGAACCGTCGTTACCAGGAGGAGAACCACAGTTACCAAGAGGAGAACCTCCGTTACAAAGAGGAGATCCGCCGACACCAAGAGGAGAACTGCCGTAACCAAGAGGAGAACCTCCGTTACAAAGAGGAGAACCTCC GAGGAGAACCTCCGTTACAAAGAGGAGAACCTCCGTTACAAAGAGGAGATCTGCCGACACCAAGAGGAGAACCTCCGTTACCAAGAGGAGAACCTCCGTTACCAAGAGGAATCCGCCATTACCAAGAGGAGATCAGCCGTTACCAAGAGGATAACCGCCGTTACCAAGAGGAGCACCGCCAACACCAAGAGGAGAACCGCCAACACCAAGAGGAGAACCTACAGTACCAAGAGGAGAACCGCCGCTACCAAGAGGAGAACCTAATTTACCAAGAGGAGATCCGCCATTACCTAGAGGAGGACCGCCGACACCAAGAGGAGAACCGCCGCTACCAAGAGGAGAACCTAATTTACCAAGAGGAGATCCGTCATTACCTAGAGGAGGACCGCCGACACCAAGAGGAGATCCGGAATTACCAAGAGGGGGACCTCCGACACCAAGAGGAGAAACGCCGCTACCAGGAGGAGAAACGCCAACACCAAGAGGAAAACCGCCGACACCAAGAGGAGAAGCACCGTTACCAAGAAGAGATCCGCCGTTACCAAGAGGAGATCCGCCATTACCAAGAGGAGATCCGCCATTACCAAGAGGAGGACCGCCGACACCAAGAGGAGGACCGCCGACACCAAGAAGAGGACCGCCGACACCAAGAGGAAGACCTCCGACACCAAGAGGAGGACCTCCGACACCAAGAGGAGGACCACTGTTACCAAGAGGAGAACAGACGTTACCAAGAGGAGAACAGACGTTACCAAGAGGAGAACAGACGTTACCAGGAGGAGAACCACCGTTACCAGGAGGAGAACCGACGTTATCAGGAGGAGAACCGACGTTACCAAGAGGAGAACCGCCGCCTGCGCCGCCTCCTGAAGGGAGTGAGCTCCTCGGAGATGAAAG ATTGTAACAAATCAACTTCTACTGTCGGAGAGCAAACACTGAAGCGCGACGCTCCCGTCGAGCCAGAATTAGCAGAGCCTCTGATGAAAAAGGCTAAAACGGAGCAGACCGAACAATTGACCTCTGGTGCATCTGAGCCACTGACGGCTGAAGAAGTTTTGCAGCCAACCGGTATTGTCCCTAAAGAGAAGCCAACCGGTGTTGTCCTTAAAGAGAAGCCAACCGGTGTTGTCCTTAAAGAGAAGCCAACCGGTGTTGTCCTTAAAGAGAAGCCAACCGGTGTTGTCCTTAAAGAGAAGCCAACCGGTGTTGTCCTTAAAGAGAATCCAACCGGTGTTGTCCTTAAAGAGAAGCCAACTGGTGTTGTCCCTAAAGAGAAGCCAACAGTTATTGTCCCTAAAGAGAAGCCAACAGTTATTGTCCCTAAAGAGAAGCCAACCGGTATTGTCCCTAAAGAGGAGCCAACAGAAATGTCTGTGTCGCATGTGGTAGCTTTATCAGAGACATGTCTTAAAGTACCTGAAGAGTATCCAACAGAAATGTCTGTGTCACATGTGGTATCTTTATCAGAGACCTGTCCTAAAGTACCTGAAGAGGAGCCAACCGGTATTGTCTCTAAAGAGGAGCCAACAGAAATGTCTGTGTCACATGTGGTATCTTTATCAGAGACCTGTCTTAAAGTATCTGAAGAGGAGCCAACCAGTATTGTCCCTAAAGAGGGGCCAACCCGCATTGTCTCTAAAGAGGAGCCAACAGAAATGTCTGTGTcgcatgtgttgtctttatcagAGACCTGTCCTAAAGTACTTGAAAAGAAGCCCACTGGTATCGTCTCTAAAGAGGAGCCAACAGAAATGTCGGTGTcgcatgtgttgtctttatcagAGACCTGTCCTAAAGTACTTGAAAAGAAGCCCACTGGTATCGTCTCTAAAGAGGAGCCAACAGAAATGTCCGTGTcgcatgtgttgtctttatcagAGACCTGTCCTAAAGTACTTGAAAAGAAGCCCACTGGTATTGTCTCTAAAGAGGAGCCAACAGATATGTCCGTGTCGCATGTGTTATCTTTATCGGATACCTGTCCTAAAGTACCTGAAGAGGAACACATAGAAGTGTCCGAGTCCTGTGCATTTGAACCATTGGCTAAAAAGCCTGATGGCTCTGATGACAAAGAGAAAGACACCAAAAGGCTTGAGGACAACATCACCAGCCCACTACAGGATACTACTTCTGGGAACATCAACACAACCCCAGAAATCCCTCAGCCAAGATGTAGTAAGAAACTCGACAACGTTGGATCTCTGAAACCACCCAAAACTTCAGACACAAAG ACAGTGGAAGACACTTTGCAGAAGACAATCTACAAGTTTCCAAG GAGGAAGCCCGACGAGCGCTATGGTGTTCTTGCTGACTCACCTGACTGCCCGCGTTTTTTGCAGACACCTTTCCAAGACTGCAAGAACTTGCCTGAAAACAAGAAACCTCTGTTTGCCAAAGTTATTACCAATGAGAACATGGGACTAATACACAGACCTGGAAATGATGCCAGCCAGTCGTCAAGAGGGGACTTCACATATCACAGTGATGCTCCCGATTGGCCGCAGATGCCTTTGAAGGATCACGCTTTGAAGCCAGTGATGTGTATTCCAGAGATCAGTACCGGAGAGCCGAAGAAGAGACAAGTCATTAATTGTGATGCTGAGCACAAGGAGGCGACCGAGCGACAGCAGAAGCTTTCAGGACAGAGTCACTCAAAGCTCATGATTTTGAAAACGGCCAAAGATAACATTTCAAGCGCACAAGAGGAGGAGCAAATGAAAATCCAAGCTCTTGGCGAGTACTGTCGCAGCGTATGTGTCAACTGGTCCCCCTGTTCTCTGGTTAAACACGCAGATGCCGCATGGCTGGCAGCCTTGCCGCACGGCATGGTGTACGACCCCAAAGAGACTCCCAATTTTGGACTGGTCCACGTCAGCTGCTCCAGCCTCCAGAGTTACATGGCCTGCTCCTTTTTGAGTTTCCAGGACGGAACGGTGCGCCTGAAAACCTTAGACAACCTCTACTGGAACATCCAGGGAGAGATAATGGTGACGGGTGTTTCGTGGTGCGACCTGGTGGTGTTTGCCAAAGATGACATGCTGGTTCAGAGAATTTACCGGGACAGAAGCAGCATCGAGAGCCTGAAGAAAAAGTTGGATGTTTTTTATTCCCAGTTCTATCTGCCAAGTATTTCCAAGACCTGA